The Staphylococcus sp. KG4-3 genome has a window encoding:
- the addB gene encoding helicase-exonuclease AddAB subunit AddB: protein MELNAYIGRAGTGKSKAIIEEIKTKMREDPLGDPIVLIAPTQNTFQLEQSFVSDELLNGSMRTEVLHFERLSYRVFQEVGGLIEQQLSKAGTEMMIYDIIQQHQSELKLYRSQVKYYGFSEKLYEQIQDFKKYAVTPQQLNDYISENDLQTRTKHKLQDIALVYKHLEDRIDGTYVSTEDSLQRFITMMDQSEWIKRAEIYIDGFHNFSTLEYQIIRSLVKYAKKVTIVLTTDGDKDMFSLFRKPSESLTHIEEIASDLNVQLRTKRFDKVYRFDNADLANLERNFNALQFEPTVANGDIAILEASGMREEINEVARRILREIREKGYRYQDIAILYRDEAYAYLMESILPQFGIPYNIDVKPSMTHHPIMEMIRSLIEVIQTNWNFDPLMRLFKTDILSKKFKDSNYLIDILENFVLERGIYGKRWLDEKYFDIEQFRKMGLKRQQLTNEERETFERVIQMKTDVINKVMLFEESMNHATTAIEFATAFYESMEAFDLPSQLMTERDTLDFNGQHREAEEIDQIWHGFIQTLDDLVTVFGEQTMSKSRFLELFDIGLEQLEFVMIPQTLDQVSIGTMDLAKVDNKQHVYIVGANDGVIPQTVSSSSLITDDEKKYFQEQSSIELSPTADILQMDEAFVCYIAMTRSCKQVTFSYSLMGSSGDQKEPSPFLSQIQQLFTNLEVQNIHHQHQAQPLTLMEHPHQTKIALFESLKAWLDDEIVAETWLDTYQVMRDDESLNDGLDYLLTALTYDNETVQLSESLSKELYGSTINASVSRFEGYQACPFKHFASHGLRLNERTKYKLENFDLGDIFHQVLKFISEKVNGDFKNLNSQKIHKLTVEALSEILPEVQFNLLNSTAYYRYLSQRIGAIVETTLTALKYQGSYTKFTPQRFEAGFRRKPRDNSELLAESLHTKQGIPINIRGQIDRIDTYKNGEESFVNIIDYKSSKYSGTLDLTKVYYGMQMQMMTYMDIVLQNKSRLGLTELTKPGGLLYFHVHEPRIKLAWNQLSEEKRDSEFIQSFKLSGLLNSDESVLDAFDTRLEPSYNSDIVPLGLKKDGGIKSNSKVADEETIYKLIHHNKQNFIETASNIMDGHTEVAPMKYNQTLPCDFCSYKSACHVDGMIDSKRYRTVDESIDPLEAVQNVVLESEDDGE from the coding sequence ATGGAATTAAATGCTTATATTGGTAGAGCAGGCACAGGGAAATCGAAAGCAATAATTGAAGAAATAAAAACAAAAATGCGAGAAGATCCATTAGGGGATCCTATTGTCTTAATTGCGCCTACACAAAACACTTTTCAGCTTGAACAATCATTCGTTAGTGATGAATTATTAAATGGTAGTATGAGAACCGAAGTTCTACACTTTGAACGATTAAGTTATCGTGTGTTTCAAGAAGTCGGTGGTTTGATAGAACAACAATTATCTAAAGCAGGCACTGAAATGATGATTTATGACATCATACAACAACATCAATCAGAATTGAAACTATATCGTTCTCAAGTTAAATACTATGGATTTAGTGAAAAACTTTATGAACAAATACAAGATTTTAAAAAATATGCAGTAACTCCACAACAATTAAATGATTATATTTCAGAAAATGACTTACAAACAAGAACAAAGCATAAATTACAAGATATTGCGCTGGTTTATAAACATTTAGAAGATAGAATTGACGGGACTTATGTATCTACTGAAGATAGTTTACAAAGATTCATTACGATGATGGATCAATCTGAATGGATAAAGAGAGCGGAAATTTATATTGATGGCTTTCATAACTTTTCGACATTAGAGTATCAAATTATCCGTAGTTTAGTTAAATACGCTAAAAAAGTTACGATTGTATTAACAACTGATGGCGATAAAGATATGTTTAGTTTATTTAGAAAGCCTTCGGAATCACTGACACACATAGAAGAAATTGCAAGTGACCTCAATGTACAATTACGTACGAAGCGTTTTGATAAAGTATATCGCTTTGATAATGCTGACCTAGCCAATTTAGAACGCAATTTTAATGCGTTACAATTTGAGCCGACAGTTGCAAATGGTGATATAGCAATTTTAGAAGCTAGTGGGATGAGAGAAGAAATAAATGAAGTTGCTCGTCGTATTTTAAGAGAAATACGTGAGAAAGGTTATAGATATCAAGATATAGCCATTTTATATAGAGATGAAGCTTATGCCTATCTCATGGAATCAATTTTGCCACAATTTGGCATACCATATAACATCGATGTGAAGCCGTCAATGACACATCATCCAATAATGGAAATGATAAGATCACTTATTGAAGTAATACAAACCAATTGGAATTTTGATCCGCTTATGCGACTTTTTAAAACAGATATTCTATCTAAGAAATTTAAAGATAGTAATTACTTGATAGACATATTAGAGAATTTTGTTCTAGAACGTGGTATTTATGGCAAACGCTGGTTGGATGAAAAATATTTTGATATTGAGCAATTTAGAAAAATGGGGCTAAAACGTCAACAATTAACAAATGAAGAACGTGAGACTTTTGAGCGTGTTATTCAAATGAAAACAGATGTTATCAATAAAGTGATGTTATTTGAAGAAAGTATGAATCATGCAACTACAGCTATTGAATTTGCCACTGCTTTCTACGAATCGATGGAAGCATTCGACTTACCAAGCCAGTTAATGACTGAACGTGATACGTTAGATTTTAACGGCCAACATAGAGAGGCTGAGGAAATTGACCAGATATGGCATGGCTTTATTCAAACGTTGGATGACTTAGTTACAGTATTTGGTGAGCAAACAATGTCTAAATCGCGTTTCCTAGAATTGTTTGATATTGGCTTAGAACAGTTAGAATTTGTAATGATTCCTCAAACGCTTGATCAGGTGAGTATTGGTACTATGGATTTAGCAAAAGTAGATAATAAACAACATGTATATATAGTAGGAGCAAATGATGGCGTTATACCGCAAACTGTGTCATCTTCAAGTTTAATTACGGATGACGAGAAAAAATATTTCCAAGAACAATCCTCCATAGAATTAAGTCCTACGGCAGATATACTGCAAATGGATGAAGCATTTGTATGTTATATTGCAATGACGCGTAGTTGTAAACAAGTTACATTTTCATATTCACTTATGGGTTCTAGTGGTGATCAAAAAGAACCAAGTCCATTTTTAAGCCAAATACAACAATTATTTACTAATTTAGAAGTTCAAAATATACACCATCAACATCAAGCGCAACCACTTACTTTAATGGAACATCCACACCAAACTAAAATTGCTTTATTTGAATCGTTAAAAGCTTGGTTAGATGATGAAATTGTTGCAGAAACTTGGTTAGACACATATCAAGTGATGCGAGACGATGAAAGTTTAAATGATGGTTTAGATTACTTATTAACCGCCTTAACTTATGATAATGAAACGGTTCAATTAAGTGAATCATTATCTAAAGAATTGTACGGTTCGACAATCAATGCAAGTGTTTCTAGATTTGAAGGCTATCAAGCTTGTCCATTTAAACACTTTGCATCACATGGTTTACGTTTAAATGAACGTACAAAATATAAGTTGGAAAATTTTGATCTAGGAGATATCTTCCATCAAGTATTGAAATTTATCTCAGAAAAAGTAAATGGTGATTTTAAAAATCTAAACTCCCAAAAAATTCATAAGCTAACAGTTGAAGCTCTAAGTGAAATATTACCTGAAGTACAATTTAATTTATTAAATTCAACAGCCTATTACCGATATTTATCACAGCGTATTGGTGCAATTGTAGAAACGACTTTAACAGCATTAAAATATCAAGGTAGCTATACTAAATTTACACCACAACGGTTTGAAGCTGGTTTTAGAAGAAAACCAAGAGATAATAGTGAGTTATTAGCTGAATCGTTACATACAAAACAAGGTATACCTATAAATATACGTGGACAAATCGATAGGATAGATACGTATAAAAACGGGGAAGAGAGTTTTGTAAATATTATTGATTATAAGTCATCTAAATATAGTGGTACGTTGGATTTAACAAAAGTTTATTACGGTATGCAAATGCAAATGATGACATATATGGATATCGTACTTCAAAATAAGTCACGTCTAGGGTTAACAGAGTTAACTAAGCCTGGTGGACTATTATACTTTCATGTACATGAACCGCGCATTAAACTTGCATGGAATCAACTGTCGGAAGAAAAAAGAGATTCTGAATTCATTCAATCCTTCAAGTTAAGTGGCTTACTAAATAGTGACGAATCTGTATTAGACGCTTTTGATACTAGACTAGAGCCAAGTTATAATTCTGATATTGTACCTTTAGGATTAAAAAAAGATGGCGGTATTAAAAGTAATAGTAAAGTTGCCGACGAGGAGACCATTTACAAATTAATTCATCATAATAAGCAAAACTTTATTGAAACGGCATCAAATATCATGGATGGACATACAGAAGTAGCACCAATGAAATACAATCAGACATTACCGTGTGATTTTTGTAGCTATAAATCAGCCTGTCATGTAGACGGTATGATAGATAGTAAACGTTATCGTACAGTTGACGAATCTATTGATCCATTAGAAGCGGTACAAAATGTAGTTTTAGAAAGTGAGGACGATGGAGAATGA